From Penicillium psychrofluorescens genome assembly, chromosome: 1, one genomic window encodes:
- a CDS encoding uncharacterized protein (ID:PFLUO_001754-T1.cds;~source:funannotate) has protein sequence MRPASLIFVLYTLLLTAAAAADPKDSKDGAANDLGNLLDPSSTPADNTATTTTTTSSTSSEPSETSTPTTTTTSSTTSSTTTTTTTSSSSSSSSSSSSEPTTTSSTTTSTTTKDHTSTTSSETTTTTTRKPVVKTLTETIDGHAKPTVVTSTPAAETTSPSLNGGSGGSSSSGGLSDTQKKIVIGVVVGVGGAILIGALALVIWRIQKKRNEQNGDEDDDLMGGTALGSGPREKAPSPAANAATPFRSTLDQYHNPGPVNAASNF, from the coding sequence ATGCGTCCTGCCAGCCTGATCTTCGTCCTCTACACCCTGCTGCTCACCGCAGCAGCGGCTGCCGACCCGAAAGACTCCAAAGATGGCGCCGCAAATGATCTAGGGAACCTGCTGGACCCAAGCTCGACTCCAGCAGACAACACGGCGaccaccacaacaaccacatcGAGCACGTCTTCCGAGCCGTCCGAAACATCcacacccaccaccaccactaccagcagcaccaccagcagcaccaccaccactaccaccacctcttcctcttcatcctcctcgtccagctcttcttccgAGCCAACCACTACCTCCTCTACTACAACCTCAACCACCACTAAGGATCACACGTCCACCACGTCGTccgaaaccaccaccaccaccacccggaAGCCCGTGGTCAAGACCCTCACCGAGACCATCGATGGACACGCGAAGCCCACCGTGGTGACGAGCACGCCGGCTGCAGAGACCACTTCCCCCAGCCTGAACGGCGGAAGCggcggctccagcagcagcggtGGTCTGTCGGacacccagaagaagatcgtgATTGGTGTCGTGGTGGGCGTCGGCGGTGCGATTTTGATCGGCGCCCTGGCTCTGGTGATCTGGCGAATCCAGAAGAAGCGCAATGAGCAGAACGgggacgaggacgatgatctGATGGGCGGGACTGCCCTTGGCTCGGGTCCGCGCGAGAAAGCCCCCAGCCCGGCCGCGAATGCTGCCACCCCGTTCAGGAGCACACTGGACCAGTATCACAACCCTGGCCCCGTAAACGCTGCATCGAATTTCTAA
- a CDS encoding uncharacterized protein (ID:PFLUO_001752-T1.cds;~source:funannotate), giving the protein MTKGCYTCRRRRIICDNGLPTCRKCRDAGKECLGYQKPLVWVKGGVASRGKMMGRSFDEVNQSAPETKTQAQAQPPPAETLAAVARTVFFQHESSSDADSSASYVSPGADAWIHETAENVTENEVTQSAPEEPETRLVHVPQGSPPAEYLPAPWGLVDPLLKDLSPASRFYICHFNQHVVSDFSLYNPVKNPYRDLLAVVGSSAVLGHGLSAMGALHYSLLSDWDSAVMPWSPDNQLVNGPPMSLEEIENAITPAASRRPSSKAYEHFLEYKQRALNQLAMDLSNPTMQKDDRTLASIVVLALLDLYESGSGAWSYHIEGAKNLLKSRPDTKPGRGIIEGLDTFAIDATDILSSMEIMGSTLARPGALSKPFYSSSMGPAILKRLEETSWVGCPAYLLEVIFFVHALWYPDSESSTTTTPQPSALPSYQPGQPFTLESFSALLQGIRNFDPISWAEEMQAFYFIDDLSARVALATAYQAAVYLYTSRVLSRKRPGFDPPWTDVGLPADHASVATDLITQICLVPPSDPHFKCLIWPTFIAGAESRRPAQRALIVGKLGALYGAVTSVNVRNAAWVLRLMWQNHDFKHRQRREGNSDLPSDVVEEQFLDGSDMPLLNADGDGDGAGAGDDNDEYDNTFDWVDELDHSRLDWLFI; this is encoded by the exons ATGACCAAAGGCTGTTACACCTGCCGACGGCGTCGCATTATCTGCGATAATGGCCTGCCCACCTGTCGGAAGTGTCGCGATGCGGGGAAGGAATGTCTGGGCTATCAGAAGCCGCTGGTATGGGTGAAAGGTGGTGTGGCGAGTCGCGGCAagatgatggggaggagCTTCGATGAGGTGAATCAATCTGCGCCTGAGACGAAAACGCAAGCTCAAgctcaacctcctcctgCTGAGACTCTCGCTGCGGTGGCCCGGACTGTTTTCTTTCAGCACGAGTCTTCGTCCGACGCTGATAGCTCTGCAAGCTATGTTAGTCCGGGGGCTGATGCATGGATCCACGAGACTGCGGAGAACGTTACCGAAAACGAAGTGACACAATCTGCCCCAGAGGAACCGGAAACTAGGCTGGTTCACGTCCCTCAAGGTTCACCTCCCGCCGAATATCTCCCCGCCCCGTGGGGATTGGTAGATCCACTGCTCAAGGATCTGAGTCCAGCTTCAAGGTTTTACATCTGTCACT TCAACCAGCATGTCGTGAGCGACTTTTCCCTCTACAACCCGGTCAAAAATCCCTACCGGGACCTCCTCGCCGTCGTGGGCAGCTCGGCCGTGCTCGGCCACGGTCTCTCCGCGATGGGGGCTCTACACTATTCCCTGCTCTCGGACTGGGACTCCGCCGTGATGCCATGGTCTCCCGATAACCAACTGGTGAATGGCCCGCCAATGTCTCTCGAGGAGATTGAAAACGCCATCACGCCGGCGGCATCTCGGCGGCCGTCGTCAAAGGCTTACGAACATTTTCTGGAATACAAGCAGCGCGCCCTCAACCAGCTGGCGATGGATTTATCCAATCCAACGATGCAGAAGGATGATAGGACTCTGGCTTCTATTGTAGTTCTTGCCCTTCTGGATCTGTACGAGTCAGGCAGTGGCGCATGGAGCTACCACATCGAGGGCGCCAAAAATCTCCTCAAAAGCCGACCCGACACTAAGCCGGGTCGAGGAATCATTGAAGGATTGGACACTTTTGCTATTGACG CTACTGACATCCTTTCCAGCATGGAGATTATGGGATCTACACTAGCCCGTCCCGGCGCGCTCTCCAAGCCCTTCTACTCTTCATCCATGGGGCCCGCCATCCTCAAACGCCTCGAAGAAACCTCCTGGGTCGGCTGCCCAGCCTACCTCCTCGAAgtgatcttcttcgtgcaCGCCCTCTGGTACCCAGACTCCGAATCCAGCACCACAACAACCCCGCAACCCTCCGCCCTCCCATCCTACCAACCCGGCCAGCCCTTCACGCTCGAGTCCTTCTCCGCCCTCCTCCAAGGCATCCGCAACTTCGACCCCATATCCTGGGCCGAGGAGATGCAAGCCTTCTACTTCATCGACGACCTCTCCGCCCGCGTCGCCCTCGCAACGGCCTACCAAGCCGCCGTCTACCTGTACACCAGCCGCGTCCTCTCCCGCAAACGACCGGGCTTCGATCCGCCCTGGACAGACGTCGGGCTCCCCGCCGACCACGCCTCCGTCGCAACCGACCTCATCACCCAGATCTGTCTTGTGCCCCCCTCCGACCCGCACTTCAAGTGCCTCATCTGGCCCACCTTTATCGCCGGCGCCGAATCCCGCCGCCCCGCCCAGCGcgccctcatcgtcggcaagCTGGGCGCCCTCTACGGCGCCGTGACGAGTGTCAACGTCCGCAACGCGGCGTGGGTTCTGCGCCTGATGTGGCAGAACCATGATTTCAAACaccgccagcgccgcgaGGGCAACTCGGACCTTCCGTCGGATGTCGTCGAGGAGCAGTTCCTAGATGGCTCTGATATGCCACTTCTGAACGctgatggtgatggtgatggtgccggtgccggtgacGATAATGATGAATACGATAATACCTTTGATTGGgtggacgagctggatcACTCGCGTCTGGACTGGCTGTTTATATGA
- a CDS encoding uncharacterized protein (ID:PFLUO_001753-T1.cds;~source:funannotate) has protein sequence MVFQFLLLRNLEVWLTTRLLRSPVFHRMVGRVHQKVQHVRHGIPPEEMGGTRQDKNGPGLKQFFAYFKEEIRDQMKGNPPNKL, from the exons ATGGTCTTCCAATTTCTGTTGCTACGGAATCTTGAG GTCTGGCTCACCACGCGG ctccttcgcAGCCCGGTGTTCCATCGCATGGTGGGGCGAGTGCACCAGAAAGTCCAACATGTTCGGCATGGCATCCCTCCCGAGGAGATGGGAGGCACGCGTCAGGACAAGAATG GTCCCGGTCTGAAGCAGTTTTTCGCATATTTCAAGGAGGAAATTCGGGATCAGATGAAGGGCAACCCTCCGAACAAACTGTGA
- a CDS encoding uncharacterized protein (ID:PFLUO_001751-T1.cds;~source:funannotate), with protein MNGDLSLSRSLGGLRIANPDDPALQSPEDATAGSAGPNPARAPGGSVSTPPQCPDLNPNDDSRPSAFPPAPLDSPPSTDLRSHPFPDIHQSAPGPPTYTAYSTPSHPTTSSRPLSSLYTNGSSSSVLPRDNTYRMRTDSGASSTSGSQSRVDRGGSTALQAGVPVRDGSHSDRSYRTTQIPPNASAVMSRQSSRAHAHSGASQVPRSYTETALPSSSEDWSDRGAAVAVRQEVDANGKTVARFIKKGVRDFSFGYTLGEGSYSTVVFATDRQTLKEYAIKILDKRHIIKEKKVKYVNIEKDTLNRLTDHPGIVRLYYTFQDERSLYFVLDLCKGGELLGVLKRMSTFDEECTRFYGAQILDTIDYMHRRGVIHRDLKPENVLLDSQMYVKITDFGTAKILKHPRRPDENSTDMPLIDSTEIPDDERASSFVGTAEYVSPELLTDKNACKASDLWAFGCIIYQLMAGRPPFKAGNEYLTFQKIVALDYEFPIGFPAVARDLVERLLVLDPACRLPIEHIKNHEFFAGITWGTDLWTRKAPRLKAYVPPAREPIKLNGGEGGDNFPPAISTAPSNTTNANSRALPRVVTELPPPSQLDIEWSPVLSRSNERILKLGNLTVVSSHASHSPTSKNSSGEFEAPKKFSRFFSGSTTKKRQRLVMVTSSGRIILAASGGDEKKSKLEISLLAPGTYYRSTTDSKGFSSWIVDTREKHYVFEDPKPSSSNIGATAVSAQEWLDALDRAREMAMTQQSSGPYSAEDAFRDISSGFSSHTNTLDRNSDPQTESGGHAPGRNHLVKHQGTDSDSAKGKKRFSRRHSKNGLAAVF; from the exons ATGAACGGGGATCTCAGCCTGTCCCGGTCCCTGGGAGGCCTGCGAATAGCCAATCCGGACGACCCGGCTCTTCAATCCCCCGAGGACGCAACCGCTGGTTCAGCCGGACCAAACCCAGCCAGAGCACCGGGCGGTTCGGTATCAACACCTCCACAATGCCCCGACCTCAACCCAAATGACGACTCGCGCCCGTCTGCCTTCCCTCCAGCACCCCTCGACTCGCCGCCATCCACAGATCTCCGATCTCATCCCTTCCCCGACATCCACCAGTCAGCGCCGGGCCCACCAACGTATACGGCCTACTCGACACCATCCCATCCGACGACCTCCTCCCGTCCCCTTTCATCGCTCTACACGAATGGgtcgtcctcctccgtcCTTCCCCGTGACAACACCTACCGTATGCGAACCGATTCGGGTGCCTCATCGACTTCCGGCTCGCAGTCGCGGGTAGACCGTGGCGGCTCGACGGCGTTGCAGGCCGGAGTTCCCGTGCGCGACGGCTCTCACAGTGACCGGTCCTACCGGACAACGCAGATTCCGCCGAACGCATCGGCGGTGATGTCTCGCCAGTCATCTCGAGCACACGCTCACAGCGGAGCGTCCCAGGTTCCCCGGTCCTACACGGAGACTGCcctgccatccagcagcgaaGACTGGTCGGACCGGGGTGCGGCGGTCGCAGTGAGGCAAGAGGTCGATGCGAATGGCAAGACCGTCGCTCGCTTCATCAAGAAGGGCGTCCGGGATTTTTCCTTCGGATATACCCTGGGCGAAGGATCTTACAGCACGGTGGTCTTCGCGACGGACCGGCAGACCTTGAAGGAATATGCgatcaagatcctcgacaAGCGGCAcatcatcaaggagaagaaggtcaaATACGTCAATATCGAGAAGGATACGCTCAACCGTCTGACCGATCACCCGGGAATCGTGCGGCTGTATTACACGTTCCAGGATGAGCGCTCGCTCTATTTCGTGCTGGATCTGTGCAAAGGaggcgagctgctcggcgTGCTCAAGCGAATGAGCACCTTTGATGAAGAATGCACCCGGTTCTACGGCGCCCAGATTCTGGACACGATCGACTATATGCACAGGCGTGGAGTGATCCATCGGGATTTGAAGCCGGAGAACGTTCTGCTTGACAGCCAGATGTATGTCAAGATTACGGATTTCGGGACGGCCAAGATACTCAAGCACCCACGACGACCAGACGAGAATTCGACGGACATGCCGCTGATCGACTCGACGGAGATCCCAGATGACGAACGAGCCAGTTCCTTCGTCGGGACTGCTGAATATGTCAGCCCGGAGCTGTTGACCGACAAAAATGCGTGCAAGGCAAGCGACCTCTGGGCTTTTGGCTGCATCATCTACCAGCTCATGGCTGGTCGTCCGCCGTTCAAGGCGGGCAATGAGTACCTAACATTCCAAAAGATCGTGGCGCTGGACTATGAGTTTCCCATTGGATTTCCTGCCGTGGCCCGAGACCTTGTCGAGCGTCTCCTCGTGCTGGACCCGGCGTGCCGTCTGCCAATCGAGCACATTAAGAACCATGAATTCTTCGCCGGCATCACATGGGGTACGGACTTATGGACACGCAAAGCGCCTCGCTTGAAGGCTTATGTACCACCTGCCCGCGAGCCCATCAAGCTCAATGGCGGCGAAGGCGGCGACAACTTCCCTCCCGCCATCTCCACTGCTCCGTCCAACACAACCAACGCGAACTCTCGTGCACTCCCCCGAGTAGTCACGGAGCTTCCCCCGCCAAGCCAGTTGGACATCGAATGGTCGCCAGTTCTGAGCAGGTCGAACGAACGGATCTTGAAATTGGGTAACCTTACGGTGGTGTCTTCCCATGCATCCCATAGCCCGACATCAAAGAATAGCAGCGGTGAGTTCGAGGCGCCCAAGAAATTCTCCCGTTTCTTTTCGGGAAGCACAACAAAGAAGCGACAACGATTGGTGATGGTCACGTCGTCGGGACGGATAATCCTGGCCGCATCTGGCGGCGACGAGAAGAAATCGAAACTGGAGATCTCTCTTCTTGCCCCGGGGACTTATTACCGAAGTACAACAGACTCAAAGGGCTTTTCGTCCTGGATCGTGGATACA CGAGAGAAGCATTATGTCTTCGAAGACCCCAAGCCGTCCTCGAGCAACATCGGCGCCACCGCTGTCTCCGCACAAGAATGGCTCGATGCGCTCGACCGGGCGCGCGAAATGGCGATGACACAACAAAGTTCCGGCCCTTACTCCGCCGAAGACGCATTTCGGGATATCTCCTCTGGCTTTTCAAGCCATACCAACACCCTCGACCGCAACTCAGATCCCCAGACCGAAAGCGGAGGTCACGCTCCAGGGCGTAATCATCTGGTGAAACACCAAGGCACCGACTCGGATTCGGCcaaggggaagaagagattCAGCAGGCGCCATTCCAAGAACGGTCTTGCGGCTGTGTTCTAG